One Osmerus eperlanus chromosome 2, fOsmEpe2.1, whole genome shotgun sequence genomic window, TGTCACAGCCCAGAGCGACACATACCACCAGGTCCACAGCATAGCTGGAACATTCATAACAGTCACACATAACCTCCTTTATATTTGATAGTTTTTTGACAGATAAACATGCAGAAATACAAAGAGATGGTAGCAGCCGTACCCAACACCCATTAGGTAGCGAGGTTTCTCGCGGGGCAGGTGATCGGTGCTGAGTGTAACCATCCTCCAGAAGTCATctttctcttcacctccacTCAGACCACCAATGGCAAAGCCGGGCACGTCTCGTTTGGTCATTTCTACGAAGGTGTCAGAGATACTTGGgtattttaaatgtatgtttaagAAAAAGTCTGTGCATGTTTAAGAAAGGCATCAAGTCCTACCATCTAAACAGGCCCTTCGCAGCCCTGGGTTCAACCCTCCCTGAATAATGGCAAACAAATTCTGCTTGTCTGGATTTTTATTAGCGGCTATGCAGCGGTCAAGCCAGCGAATCGACCTCTTCATAGCCTCCTCTACCCGGGGTCCGGTAACTGTACTGCTGACCACATCGTCCAACTGCATCATGATGTCAGAGCCTGGAAAACACATACGTTTTCAAACGTGAACTAGTCCTAAAGTATATGGATGTGCAACTGTTCTGTGTCATGTTTACCTAGACTATTCTGAATACTGATGGACTGTTCAGGACTCAACAGGATCTCCTTGCCGTCATAAGGGGATCTGAACTTGACCCCTTTCTCGGTAACTTCTGAAAGTTCAACAAGAGACACCATCTGGAACCCTCCACTGTCCTGTGAGGAAATAATACATTGAGTCCAGAATGGGTGGAGTGGATGGAAAGATGCATTGAATTTAAAAATGGATTTGTTCGAAATAACAATACTCACTGTCAAAAGGTTTCTCTTCCAGTTCATGAAGCCATGCAGGCCATTTGCCTTCTCAATCAGTTCAGGACCCTGAGGAATAAAATAAAGGAAAACAGTTATGGGGCACTAGCTATCATGCACACCAGACCTGAACAGCTCTCTGTCTAGCGAGCTGATGATACATTATTAACTATGTAAATACAAATCCTGGAGGAGTGAGCACGTATTAAAATAATCCTTATAAAACATTCAGATATGTAACATCACCTACCGGCCTCATACCTAAGTGGTATGTGTTGCCAAGACAAATCTGACATCCAAGTCCCTCCAACTGATCCACCGTGATTCCCTTCAATGTACCTTGCGTTCCTACCGGCATGAAAACGGGGGTGCTGACCGTACAGTGTGGAAGTGTAAGATCACAAGCTCTCGCTTTGGTTACCGGGCATTCAGCAACAATTCGCAAAGCTAAAGGAGAAACAGTGGAAACAACTTTCTTAACAGACATGCCAGTTTCAGATTCTTTTAGCACATTCGCAGCCATGTTGTTGTATGAGCACGTGAACAAATGGCAACTGTTGTATGATTGACACTTCAGTTGATCACTAACAGCCAATAACGAGAcggcatagagagagaggcagtgtgatTGACCAATGATTTCGATGGTTTCTATGACAGGGTGGGAATCACCGGCCGGGTCGGATGTCGACGACCGGATGGTGTTTGGTGGAGGAAGTTTTGTGAGTTTCCCGTCCGTTTTGGTTGACTTCGTATATTTTACGTGTTTATAAAAACACGTAATGACATTTCATTTGATTTGTGAACGACACAAGTGATAATACCTTAATTTTCTTTGACAAAAAAGAGCACTGACGGGTTCGTAGGTGGTGGACCTCAACACTTCAGAGTAACCTGAGCACCAGTCTCCAGCAAAAGAGCCTTTCGTTTGGGAGCCGAACCGATCCAACGAAGCCATGGGGAACCGGGGGATGGAAGATTTGATCCCCCTTATCAACAAACTTCAGGATGCTTTCAGTACCATCGGCCAGAGCTGCAACTTAGACCTGCCTCAAATTGCTGTAGTCGGTGGACAGAGCGCTGGGAAAAGCTCTGTCTTGGAAAATTTTGTTGGCAGGTTGGTTCGGCGCTTCAAACTATCTCGTTAGCTGTGTGTCGCTAGGCtaactagcctagctagctaatatATTCCCTAGCTAATGAATGTGAAAAGTAATAATTATGAACAGGTAGTTTGCTACTTGTACAATGTAATTccttgctagctagctgtatTTGCATAGATATGTTCTAATTGTTCACACTGGTCGGGTTTTTAGCTAACAagcactagctagctctaaAGACAAAGTTAGTATTCTTGATATGCAatgtttgctagctagctagctattgaTTGTTAAAATGAGCTAATTATAAGAACCATTCTCAAAAACCATTTACACTACCATTAGCAAGAGAGCACTGTGTACTTGTCTTTTAGAGAAGAGCAATGAGTGACAGTGAGTGGCACAAACATTTTACATAAGTTACTAGTtagttagctactgtagctctactgGGTTGGGGCGACGTTTGCCTGACTGAAACGCTTCGGGAGGTGAACCATAATAGAAAGTTGTTTTGAGATAGCAATGGAGAGTTACCAAATCACATGATTTATTTTATTGCTGAAGGTTATGGAAAGGAAGTTAAATTCCCCGAGAGGTATCTAACGTTACTTCCAGAGCCTGGACTTTAATAAACAATGTAAGGCCGAACGCGGAAATGCAGTTGACTGATGTTTGGCTTCCCTGCAGCGAGATGTCATGGATAGTTCATAGCAATAATGTTGTGGCATCTCTTGCTAAGTTTTCCTATGTTACATTGTGTGTATGCTTTGAAACGAGATGTTGCTCCTCCATATTAAATGGTTTAGTGTACTATACTTTTCTAACCAGCATTGTTTGTTTTTCCAGTGGTGTTTACACAGCTCACCTCTCCCATTTATAATGGCGATGACGTGGGATATTGTTAGAGTTAGATGTTCTCAGCATCTAGTCTATAATAGTGTTATTATGAGCTAGGCAGGCAATATGGTTTCCCTAATAAAATACCATTCTGTTGCCTTTAACCCCAGGCAGTTTCCTGAGTGAGTTGAGTGTACTGTAGACTGTAAGTCTAGCTAATGAGTAGTGAATTGTCTTGTGTCATGCCTCTGTTTGGCCCTGGCTTCAAAGGAAACTGGAGTGTGCCTTTCCTTCCCATCTTTTTATAGTTTCATGCCACACCCAGACTACTACAGCAGGAGGCAGTTTACTTAATGCTTTTTGTTTGAAGTGTACTGCTACCCTCTCTCATGTACACTATTCTCTGAGGCTTCTGAAGTGAAATGTATATTCTATACCGTTGCCCTGTGCCCTTGTGGGAATAGTCTGTCATCTGCCTTCTTAGTATTGTTGTGTTGTGACTCCAGTAACACAGGGAAGGTATAGCAAACAGGTGTTAAACTACTCGCCTCAGGATATGGACTAAGGTCTCACTGATGTTTGGGTTTGGTACACTTCCTATTTCCCAGCAGTCAGTAGAGAAGAGCtcttttttgtttagtttgtttGTATTGGCTTTTGCAAAGAAGCGTCGTCACTCGAGACGTCCTGTGTGAAATGGGGGTTACATGTCTCATAGTGGGAGTTGCTCCCATTCCTCTGCCACCCACTCTGTTGTGCAGTTTAACCCAAAGGCCTTTTTAACAGGCTGGTCCTGTCTCTCTACCCTGCATCAGCACTGGGTGAGGTCAGCCCTGCAGATAAAGGAACAAAACAAGTGCTCTCAATAGCAGCTTGTTGAGCAGGTTTCTGTATTCACACTGAAAAACCTAACCTGACCCAACCCACAACACATGACTGTGTTTATACGCACACTCATGCAGACGCGCTCACAGACACCGGGTCAAATGCGCTGCATTACATCTGCTAATCGTCGACGCTAGGTCTAACGCATACAAAATGCCAGTATTGTTGAATATGTACCCTAGCTGCACACACAGATTAGCTTAGCCTACCACTCAACACGCTTGTGTGTTCAAATGAGAGGGACTTTGTACAGCAGGGGCTCCTGACACTTTTCAGCTGTAATTAACATTAGTCAGTTGCAGTTGACCTCAATTTTCCCGCCTGAGCAGGCCTTCTGCATTGCCCCTGTTGACAGCTCTTACACACGCAcgctgcacacacagacgcacaccaaCAGTCACTTCTGCTATTAGGGCTTCGAAAATTGGGCGTGCGGGCTAGACATAAGTGTGATCTAGGTTCAAGAATGCAGACATGTCGTCTTACAAAACGGCATCCAGGATGTGTAGAATATTCTTCAGCAATAGATGATTAATACCCTTAGTGTGCGGGGGCGTAAACTAGGAATTGCCGAAGGGCACAGTTTGACAGGAACAAGCCCTTGGTGTCCGTACGTGGTCACTGTATGAGAACAGTTCCACATGCAAGCTTGGTTTCAAGGTCAAGACTAACTGAAACACGGAAGGGTTCGGTTGTTGTAGCTGATTACTATGACGACAGCAGTGATTGCCACTTGCATTGAGTTGCAATAGCATAGAGGTAGCATGCCAGAGAAAAGCTGTCTGACCGGCTGGACAATGGTTTCATGCAGGGAATTTGTGGGTTTCGTTTCATATTTTGATTGCACAAACTGAAATGAAGCAACACCTCCACGCTGTTGCGAGGGTGTGAACTCCCGGCTGTGGTGCTGTTTGAGAGTGAGAAGGCTGTGAAACGTGTTGGAGATGTTGCTGTGTCCTCATCACTCCTTCATTCTGCTGCACCACCAAAACTAGAGAAACTAGCGGTGGGAAACCACCAGGGGAAATAGTTTAACAAGCCGCCCCTGGTTCAGTTCTGCCTGTGTCTTCTGCATTCACCACTAGTGCTCTGATGTCATTCGGCTGCAATTGCAGTACTGTGCAATGCAAATCTTGGTGACATTTGACCTTTTACAGAAGACTCAGGTGCTCTGATGCAGATCCATGCTCTAATAGTCCAGGTGCCATTGAGTTTGTCTTGTATTTAGGCCTTGTGGGAAATTGAGTTTCCCCAGAAGTTGTTCTGCGCTGATCTGACCAAAATGGGTCGTGTCTGCTAGCCATTTTTCTTAATCCAATCTTCTAGCGTCATTCTGACTCAGGAGCACCGGTGTTTGAGCTCATGTCGATGATCTAGTCTTCATTCTCTACAGAGATTGAAGACGTACTGAATACTGGCTGACATCTCAGACATTATGTGACACTTTAGAAATATTCTAAAAGCCTGTATGCATTAAGCTGCACACTCCCTCGCAATCTTTAGAAATacacaatgttttcttatttgccCATGCCTGCTTAAATGCCATTAGGCGTGCAATAATCAACAAACACACTAAATTacaataaaaaacaacaactctgACCCGCCTAATCCTTTTTACCAAAAATGAAAATGGTACCATTAACTCAAATGGCTTCCCCGTGAGCAGAATTATCCTGGGTCTCGCTCACTGTTATTTTGCCAGACGGCCTTTCAGCCGTTTAATGTGTACTATTGAACCGTGAATAACATTTCAATTTATTCCAAGAGGAGGATCAGAAAGTCCCCATCTTGGCTTTGTCTGCGCGGGCTGATGTCATAGTCCCTGGGGGCAGGAGTTATAGAGGTCATATCTGGCACAGCAGGCTGGGCAGGGCGGGGCTCTTATCTGCTCCACTGTCACAGTTGTAGGCAGGCTAAACTGGACCCACAATCAGCAATGCGACGTTGATGACAAAGAATGGGGCCGTTACGCAAGATCCGTATGGTCTGCTGTTGCAAGGAGACCTCCTGGCTTTTGGTCTGGCTCGGTTCCCTGCACGGGCGGACTGAGGCTGGAGTCCCACCTTTTAGCCCCCGGACACTTGTTTTGCGTTGCACACCCAAGCACGCGGCCCTGCTGAAGTGCTCTGTCGAGGAGGTGTGCTGCTCTCACGCCTCCCTCCAAGGCCCCCCTCGCtgtggcaggaggaggagtccCCCATCCCTGGGGCCGTAGCTAGCCAGCATGCCTggctgagagaggcagaggctggcagagcagggagcggaggaggggacttggctctgtgtgggattctgtctcccctctccctctccccctctctccctctccctctgcccttctctccttctctttccttccctctgcccttctctccctcctccctctctctccatccctctgcccttctccatctctcctcccctctcccccctcgctcttgctctctcactctctctctctctctctgtccatggtGTTGGTTGACGCTCAGAGAGACTGCTAGACGTGGCCTCGTCCATCCATAATGCATGCAGATGATACACAATCTGCTCAGCCTCCTCTATCATTTACAGCACATCAATAATAgacacgcccccctccccctccccccggagCCCCATTGCCTCGTACAGTAGGAGCGTGAGGACGCAGCTCTGCGTGGGCGTGTGGCTGGTCTGTCTGATCAGCCGGTCGGGTTCTGGATGCGCTTGTCTCTGTTGTCGGCTGATTCTGATCAGGCTGTTCTCCATGTACGCGGAGCGGAGGCTGGCTCTGTGCTCCGACGGGACCCGGCTGGGCCTTTTGAGGCCCAGCGCAGGTGAGGCTCGCCGGAGTGTCTCGCTGGGGCAGCTCAGCGAGAGGGGTGTAATTACAGACGCGCTAATGCACTAACACTCGCAGAGGTCGGCCctcggtcccccccccccccccccccacttaccaccaccacctcagCGGCATCCAGTCCATTTAGCTCTTCTCTACATCATCCtccgctcccccccctctccctctctcctcccctctctctacccctttaTGTTCTCTCCCTCTTAGTGACAAACGGCTGGCCGCTCTGCATTGTGTGCAGCGGACAACACTAGCGCTGAACCCAGGGCCATCCAGAACGTTCCCCACTGTtcggcagagggagagaaacccgGCCTGTAGCTCGGTGGTTTGCCCACGCACCAGTACCCTGCCCTGGGCGCCGAATGGGAAGAAAAGacccctcctctactccccccactcccttcAGGCTAGTCTGCATGTGGAATTAGttggttgaggaggaggagaaatgtgGGTTATGGCCATCTTGTTAGAcgtttcctgccccccccccccccccctggtcctTCAGCTAATGATCCCCTCCAGATGTAGCCTAGCATGTTGTACTCGTTCCAGCCAAGGCAGGCAGACGGACagccagggggagggagaggaaggaaggggactGCAGGGTGGGGTAGGGGCTCTGCCCTGCTCTAAGGGGCTGACTCGGCGCTCCTGCTGGGGCTGGAATTCCTTAAGGGGGTGGGGGCTGTCACCATAAGAGGACGAGACCCACTGGACGGTGTCTCACCCCCTGACGGAGCAGCTCTGCGGGCCGTCTGGGGAAAGGGGATTTCAGAACTGTGTGGTCGGTTCTCCAGCCGTAGGAGGTTTTTATGATTATTTGCACTGCGTTGCACCATGGACGCCAGAGATAAGCGAATGCCTTAGTGTCTTAAGTAGGCTACATAAAACGGTGGTATTTTCCTGTTCGACATAACGAGGGGGAAGAACTCGAGCTTTGATATCGGCCTCTCTTAGCATTCTGGCGTCGCCCCTTCAGACAGAAAAAACATGGTAAATTGCGTGGCAAGATATGAGAGTGAAGTGCTTCGATAGAAGCACTCCGTTTCCAAATCGATGCATCCATGATGACGGGAGTGGGTGTAGACGACATGTCAGGAATCGATCAGCAAGGGCATTATGATGTGACTGGTGAGGAGTCAAGTCGGAGGGGCGTGACCCTTTCCCCTTGGTTTTTCAATCTAGAGGCACAGTCAGAGAGAACAATCCTGACTGTAATAAAGATTTTCTGTCGttctctcttttgttctctctctctcgttctctctctgtgtatatttattttcttttggcaATTTGTATCATTGTCTGCTCATTTCTTCCTCCGCCTTTCTGTCTTTCActttcgctctcgctctctctctcacgcacactcactctctctctctgcctttgtctttcctctctctaacCGCAGGGACTTTCTTCCGCGCGGGTCAGGCATCGTCACCCGGCGACCCCTCATCCTGCAGCTGGTCAACAACAAAGCCGGTGAGCTTCCCTCCTCCGGCAGGCCTGCCCTGCTGTGCGGCCCCACTCTCACAGCACACCGCCGCCGGCTCAACCCACCGTCTGCCCGGAACCTGTGTGTTGTTGTCCCTCtcaccatgcctctctccctctctctctctctgtctctctgtcacactgtCACTCACCGTTCCTCTTTGTCGCCCTGTcattctctgtctgcctctggcctgtctctctctctccctccttttctcctgtctctctccctcctcattccATCTGTAGAATATGCCGAGTTCCTGCACTGTAAAGGGAAGAAGTTTGTGGACTTTGACGAGGTGCGGAGTGAGATTGAGGCGGAGACGGAGAGGATCACAGGCTCCAATAAGGGCATCTCTCCCATCCCCATCAACCTGAGGGTCTACTCCCCAAAtggtacttacacacacacacacacacacacacacacacacacaccggtacaCACATACTCCAGTCTCTCCATGTTGGTACTACTTTCgatcagtcaatccagaataaGGATTCCCCATTTTGAATGTTTCTTTGCCATAACCCTATGTTACTGTCTGTGCCCGCAGTGCTCAACCTGACACTGATCGACCTGCCGGGGATGACCAAGGTGGCCGTTGGGGACCAGCCTGTGGACATCGAGCACCAGATCAGGGACATGCTGCTGCAGTTCATCACCAAGGAGAGCTGCCTCATCCTGGCCGTCACGCCAGCCAACACCGATCTGGCCAACTCCGACGCCCTCAAGATCGCCAAGGAGGTGGACCCGCAGGGTGAGGGTCCGGCTGGGCCCGGTGCTGCCGACCGCCTCGGTGTTGGGATGGGtgtaggggtggggtggggggggtgcaggactcACTGATCACTTCTCCCCATCTGGCTGTGTTGTCAGGGCTGCGCACCATCGGCGTGATCACCAAACTGGACCTGATGGACGAGGGGACGGACGCCAAGGACATCCTGGAGAACAAGCTGCTGCCGCTGCGTCGAGGTGGGGACGAGGAcacgcgcactcacacacacacacacacacacacacgcacacattgtcCATCACCGGCCGTAGAGCGGCGTGTTAAGCCTGCGTGTGTTGCCAGGCTACATCGGCGTGGTGAACCGCAGTCAGAAGGACATCGACGGGAAGAAGGACATCCGCGTGGCCCTGGCGTCCGAGAGGAAGTTCTTCCTGTCCCACCCGGCCTACAGGCACATGGCCGAGCGCATGGGCACCTCGCACCTGCAGAAAGCCCTCAACCAGGTCAGCGTGCGCCCACCGCCAACCAACCCCCCTCTCAAACCCCACCCTCCGAATACCGCTGCCCtgtgtcccctctctcctcctcacgcgggcgtccctctccccagcaacTGACCAACCACATCAGGGACACCCTGCCGGGGCTCCGCAGCAAGCTGCAGAGCCAGCTCCTCTccctggagaaggaggtggaggagtacaAGAACTTCCGCCCCGACGACCCCACGCGCAAGACCAAGGCCCTGCTGCAGTGAGTAGAGGACGCATCCGGGGGTGGAGGTTTCGCTAGGAAACaaggcgggcgggggggggggggggggggagggggatctgGGCCTTGATCCTAAAGCTAACCCGCTTGAGTCgttcactacccccccccccccccccgctcgacTGTTTTAATACAAACCAATGCCTCTTGAGTGAGAACCCGCGAACCTCCGTTCAACCCCCTCTGAGAGCTGcttccctgtgccccccccccccctgcccaggaTGGTGCAGCAGTTCGGGGTGGACTTTGAGAAGTGCATCGAGGGCTCCGGAGACCAGGTGGACACCAACGAGCTGTCGGGAGGCGCCAAGATCAACCGCATCTTCCACGAGCGCTTCCCCTTCGAGCTGGTCAAGGTGAGGCCCCTGCTCGCCATCAGGCCCTCGGCCTCGTGGACGCCGCCgtactgactctctctctctctctccctctcagattGTCTTTGACGAGaaggagctgaggagagagatcagcCACGCCATTAAGAACGTCCACGGTGTCAGgcaagtggagaggagaggcccaGAGAGACGCAGCAGGCCTTGCAGTGTAGCACCACACCACAGATGCCCCTACCTGTACCCCAACACCAGCCTCCTCACTGCCCCTACCTGACCCCCAAAACTAGTCTCCTCACTGCCCCTACCTGAACCCCAACACCAGCCTCCTCACTGCCCCTACCTGACCCCCAAAACTAGTCTCCTCACTGCCCCTACCTGAACCCCAACACCAGCCTCCTCACTGCCCCTACCTGACCCCCAAAACTAGTCTCCTCACTGCCCCTACCTGAACCCCAACACCAGCCTCCTCACTGCCCCTACCTGACCCCAAAACTAGTCTCCTCACTGCCCCTACCTGAACCCCAACACCAGCCTCCTCACTGCCCCTACCTGAACCCCAAAACTAGTCTCCTCACTGCCCTACCTGAACCCCAACACCAGCCTCCTCACTGCCCCTACCTGACCCCCAAAACTAGTCTCCTCACTGCCCCTACCTGAACCCCAACACCAGCCTCCTCACTGCCCCTACCTGAACCCCAAAACTAGTCTCCTCACTGCCCCTACCTGAACCCCAACACCAGCCTCCTCACTGCCCCTACCTGACCCCAAAACTAGTCTCCTCACTGCCCCTACCTGAACCCCAACACCAGCCTCCTCACTGCCCCTACCTGACCCCAAAACTAGTCTCCTCACTGCTCTCACTCTGGCACCTGGCCTCTTTCTCATAAATCCGCCCCCATCACTCATGTCTGCCCCACTGCAAGGGCAGCCGACACAGACCAGCACAGCACAGAAcgcactcctctctcctgaaaCATGTTTACCTGTCGTATGTGAGATCCTAACATGATTCCCTTTCTCCCACTGCCTTTCCTCTTCCGCTTTGAGTGTGTCNNNNNNNNNNNNNNNNNNNNNNNNNNNNNNNNNNNNNNNNNNNNNNNNNNNNNNNNNNNNNNNNNNNNNNNNNNNNNNNNNNNNNNNNNNNNNNNNNNNNNNNNNNNNNNNNNNNNNNNNNNNNNNNNNNNNNNNNNNNNNNNNNNNNNNNNNNNNNNNNNNNNNNNNNNNNNNNNNNNNNNNNNNNNNNNNNNNNNNNNACAACGCGGTGTCTGATAGGCCTTAGTTGCTTAGGTATGAGTTGAAGGTGCTGTACTCGCCTACAGATCCTAGTTAGATGCCTATCTTAGGTAGTTTGATAGAAGTGACCTCATCAGGGaagataataaaataaaataaacctgcgGCTTGTCCTGTAGTACTGGCTTGTTTGTCCTTAATTAGATAGACATGACTAACTAAACTAAAGTGCTCTatttctgtcttcctctgccctctttctgtttctatttccgtttctctctccctccaccgccCTGCCGCACAAATaaccccccctaccctccctcccccagaacGGGCTTGTTCACCCCAGACCTGGCCTTCGAGGCCATAGTGAAAAGGCAGATCCTCAAACTGAAAGAGCCCAGCCTGAAATGCGTGGGACCTAGTGGTGTCCGAGCTCACCGCGCTCGTCATGAAGTGTGCCGTCAAGGTAACCGTGGGTAGACCACTCCCACCCAGCCGCCCCTCCCTTTCCCACGGCGAAGACGGGAAGGCCTCGCGACAATCGCCTCGATAGACTGTCGAGCATAGCCGCTCATCTGTGAATGCTCATCCTTTACAAATGCTCTCCCCCTTCAC contains:
- the qtrt1 gene encoding queuine tRNA-ribosyltransferase catalytic subunit 1, whose product is MAANVLKESETGMSVKKVVSTVSPLALRIVAECPVTKARACDLTLPHCTVSTPVFMPVGTQGTLKGITVDQLEGLGCQICLGNTYHLGMRPGPELIEKANGLHGFMNWKRNLLTDSGGFQMVSLVELSEVTEKGVKFRSPYDGKEILLSPEQSISIQNSLGSDIMMQLDDVVSSTVTGPRVEEAMKRSIRWLDRCIAANKNPDKQNLFAIIQGGLNPGLRRACLDEMTKRDVPGFAIGGLSGGEEKDDFWRMVTLSTDHLPREKPRYLMGVGYAVDLVVCVALGCDMFDCVFPTRTARFGSALVPWGSLQIKHKQFSKDFQPIDPDCQCPTCKRHTRAYLHALFKSDPAAMHHITIHNIVYQLTLMRSVRQSIVEGQFPEFVRAFMKRMYPNSAQYPTWAVDALASVNITLD
- the dnm2a gene encoding LOW QUALITY PROTEIN: dynamin-3 (The sequence of the model RefSeq protein was modified relative to this genomic sequence to represent the inferred CDS: deleted 1 base in 1 codon) produces the protein MGNRGMEDLIPLINKLQDAFSTIGQSCNLDLPQIAVVGGQSAGKSSVLENFVGRDFLPRGSGIVTRRPLILQLVNNKAEYAEFLHCKGKKFVDFDEVRSEIEAETERITGSNKGISPIPINLRVYSPNVLNLTLIDLPGMTKVAVGDQPVDIEHQIRDMLLQFITKESCLILAVTPANTDLANSDALKIAKEVDPQGLRTIGVITKLDLMDEGTDAKDILENKLLPLRRGYIGVVNRSQKDIDGKKDIRVALASERKFFLSHPAYRHMAERMGTSHLQKALNQQLTNHIRDTLPGLRSKLQSQLLSLEKEVEEYKNFRPDDPTRKTKALLQMVQQFGVDFEKCIEGSGDQVDTNELSGGAKINRIFHERFPFELVKIVFDEKELRREISHAIKNVHGVRTGLFTPDLAFEAIVKRQILKLKEPSLKCVDLVVSELTALVMKCAVKLNSYPRLREETERIVTTYVREREGKTKDQVLLLIDIELSYINTNHEDFIGFANLDFRRMDHDGSPPGHSNNSAQQRNTATNKKRAIPNQPGGLREAEAEKVIRKGWLTLNISIMKGGSKEYWFVLTAESLSWYKDEEEKEKKYMLPLDNLKLRDVEKGFMSTKHIFGIFNTEQRNVYKDLRQVELACDSQEDVDSWKASFLRAGVYPEKDQVENEDATPADTFSMDPQLERQVETIRNLVDSYSGIVNKSIRDLMPKTIMHLMINSAKDFIHSELLAYLYSSGDQNSLMEESVDQAQRRDELLRMYHALKEALHIIGDISTTTISTPVPPPVNDGRMPEASPTPQRRPAAAAPPPSRPPGVRGQTPGPPLNPSPAFGAPPIPSRPGPPMNAFNSNSGLDPFSAPPLIPSRPARIPPGVPSRRPPGAPQRPTIIRPAEPSLLD